A genomic region of Manihot esculenta cultivar AM560-2 chromosome 15, M.esculenta_v8, whole genome shotgun sequence contains the following coding sequences:
- the LOC110602237 gene encoding probable pectate lyase 8 — protein MAMALPSKWVCVCATVLVVMFVGVAATVRNDEISGLTRNVETEKSQSSNNSSTAASAAEVTEGWKNERAVDDPEEVVAMVEMSIRNSTERRKLGYFSCGTGNPIDDCWRCDPNWQKNRKRLAECGIGFGRNAIGGRDGRFYVVTDPSDDDAVNPKPGTLRHAVIQDEPLWIVFKRDMVIQLKQELIMNSFKTIDGRGVNVHIANGGCITIQFITNVIIHGLHIHDCKPTGNAMVRSSPSHFGWRTMADGDAISIFGSSHIWIDHNSLSHCADGLVDAVMGSTAITISNNHLTHHNEVMLLGHSDSYTRDKQMQVTIAYNHFGEGLIQRMPRCRHGYFHVVNNDYTHWEMYAIGGSANPTINSQGNRYNAPVNPFAKEVTKRVETAASQWKSWNWRSEGDLLLNGAYFTPSGAGASASYARASSLGAKSSTMVGSMTANAGALPCRRGSRC, from the exons ATGGCAATGGCGTTGCCTTCCAAGTGGGTTTGTGTTTGTGCGACTGTGCTTGTGGTGATGTTCGTCGGAGTTGCAGCTACGGTTCGGAACGACGAGATCTCTGGCCTTACCAG GAATGTGGAAACAGAGAAATCCCAGAGCTCCAACAACTCATCGACGGCGGCGAG CGCTGCAGAAGTGACCGAGGGATGGAAAAATGAGCGTGCAGTTGATGACCCTGAAGAGGTGGTTGCCATGGTGGAAAT GAGCATCCGCAACAGTACTGAAAGAAGGAAGCTTGGATATTTCTCATGCGGTACTGGAAATCCAATTGATGATTGCTGGCGCTGTGACCCCAACTGGCAGAAAAACCGCAAGCGCCTTGCTGAATGTGGAATTGGTTTCGGCAGAAACGCCATCGGAGGCCGCGATGGTCGCTTCTATGTTGTTACTGATCCCAGTGATGATGACGCTGTCAATCCAAAGCCTGGCACTTTGCGTCACGCTGTGATCCAGGATGAGCCCTTGTGGATTGTTTTCAAAAGGGACATGGTGATTCAATTGAAGCAGGAACTTATCATGAACAGCTTCAAGACTATTGATGGCCGTGGGGTCAATGTCCACATTGCTAATGGAGGGTGCATCACCATCCAATTTATTACTAATGTGATCATTCATGGTCTCCACATTCATGACTGCAAGCCCACTGGTAATGCGATGGTTAGGAGCTCACCCAGTCACTTTGGGTGGAGGACAATGGCAGATGGTGATGCCATCTCTATTTTTGGATCTAGCCACATATGGATTGACCATAATTCGCTCTCTCATTGCGCTGATGGCCTGGTTGATGCTGTCATGGGTTCAACAGCCATTACCATCTCCAACAACCACTTAACTCACCACAATGAG GTGATGCTATTGGGTCACAGTGATTCCTACACAAGAGACAAGCAAATGCAAGTTACCATAGCGTACAACCATTTTGGAGAGGGACTCATCCAGAGAATGCCAAG GTGCAGACATGGATACTTCCATGTAGTGAACAATGATTATACACACTGGGAGATGTATGCCATTGGTGGAAGTGCAAATCCCACCATCAATAGCCAGGGCAACAGATACAATGCACCAGTCAACCCTTTTGCAAAGGAG GTGACAAAGAGGGTGGAGACAGCTGCAAGCCAATGGAAGAGCTGGAATTGGAGGTCGGAGGGTGACCTTTTGCTGAATGGCGCTTATTTTACTCCCTCTGGAGCTGGAGCTTCAGCTAGCTATGCTCGTGCTTCAAGCTTGGGTGCCAAATCTTCTACCATGGTTGGATCAATGACTGCTAATGCAGGCGCTCTTCCATGCAGGAGGGGAAGCCGATGCTAA
- the LOC110602462 gene encoding chaperonin CPN60-2, mitochondrial yields MYRFASSLASKARIARNSTHQIGSRISWSRNYAAKDIKFGVEARALMLKGVEELADAVKVTMGPKGRNVVIEQSFGAPKVTKDGVTVAKSIEFKDKVKNVGASLVKQVANATNDVAGDGTTCATVLTRAIFMEGCKSVAAGMNAMDLRRGISMAVDAVVTNLKSRTRMISTSEEIAQVGTISANGEREIGELIAKAMEKVGKEGVITIQDGKTLYNELEVVEGMKLDRGYISPYFITNQKNQKCELDDPLILIHEKKISSINAVVKVLELALKRQRPLLIVSEDVESEALATLILNKLRAGIKVCAIKAPGFGENRKAGLQDLAVLTGGEVITEELGLNLEKVDIDMLGSCKKITVSKDDTVILDGAGDKKAIEERCEQIRSAIELSTSDYDKEKLQERLAKLSGGVAVLKIGGASEAEVGEKKDRVTDALNATKAAVEEGIVPGGGVALLYASKELDNLQTANFDQKIGVQIIQNALKTPVHTIASNAGVEGAVVVGKLLEQDNPDLGYDAAKGEYVDMVKAGIIDPLKVIRTALVDAASVSSLMTTTEAVVSELPKDEKDVPAMAPGMGMDY; encoded by the exons ATGTATCGTTTCGCTTCTAGCCTCGCTTCTAAAGCTCG GATCGCTAGGAACAGCACTCATCAG ATTGGAAGTAGAATAAGTTGGAGCAGGAACTATGCGGCCAAAGACATTAAATTTGGTGTGGAAGCCCGGGCTTTAATGCTCAAGGGCGTCGAAGAGCTTGCTGACGCTGTGAAAGTCACCATGGGCCCCAAG GGGCGCAATGTGGTGATTGAACAAAGTTTTGGTGCCCCCAAAGTGACAAAGGATGGAGTGACTGTTGCAAAGAGTATTGAATTCAAGGACAAAGTCAAGAATGTCGGTGCCAGCCTTGTGAAGCAGGTTGCAAATGCTACCAATGATGTAGCAGGAGATG GGACCACATGTGCCACTGTTCTTACTCGAGCAATATTTATGGAAGGCTGCAAGTCAGTTGCAGCAGGGATGAATGCAATGGACCTAAGACGGGGCATCAGCATGGCTGTTGATGCTGTTGTTACCAACTTGAAGAGCAGAACACGAATGATCAGCACATCTGAAGAAATAGCACAAGTTGGTACAATATCTGCAAATGGGGAGAGAGAAATTGGTGAGTTGATTGCAAAGGCCATGGAGAAGGTTGGAAAAGAGGGGGTTATTACAATCCAA GATGGGAAGACCTTATATAATGAGTTGGAAGTTGTTGAGGGAATGAAGCTGGACAGGGGTTACATATCCCCTTATTTCATCACCAACCAGAAAAACCAAAAATGC GAATTAGATGATCCCCTCATTCTGATTCATGAAAAGAAAATCTCAAGCATAAATGCTGTGGTGAAAGTGTTGGAGTTGGCTTTGAAG AGACAAAGGCCTTTGTTGATAGTTTCTGAAGATGTGGAAAGTGAAGCATTAGCAACCCTTATTCTAAACAAGCTTCGCGCTGGAATTAAG GTGTGTGCCATAAAAGCTCCTGGTTTTGGAGAGAACAGGAAGGCAGGGCTGCAGGATCTTGCTGTTCTCACAGGGGGTGAG GTGATAACTGAAGAACTTGGCCTAAATCTTGAAAAGGTTGATATAGATATGCTTGGCAGTTGCAAAAAG ATTACGGTGTCCAAAGATGATACTGTTATTCTTGATGGTGCTGGTGACAAGAAGGCCATTGAGGAAAGATGTGAACAG ATAAGGTCTGCAATAGAGTTAAGCACTTCTGACTACGACAAAGAGAAATTGCAAGAAAGACTGGCAAAGCTTTCTGGAGGTGTTGCTGTGCTCAAG ATTGGAGGAGCTAGTGAAGCTGAAGTTGGTGAGAAGAAAGATAGGGTTACAGATGCTTTAAATGCTACAAAGGCAGCTGTAGAAGAGGGTATTGTGCCAG GTGGTGGTGTTGCTCTTCTTTATGCCTCAAAAGAGTTGGATAATTTGCAGACTGCCAACTTTGACCAGAAGATTGGTGTCCAAATCATTCAGAATGCTCTGAAG ACTCCAGTACATACAATTGCAAGTAATGCAGGAGTTGAGGGAGCTGTTGTTGTTGGTAAGCTGTTGGAGCAGGATAACCCGGATCTTGGTTATGATGCTGCCAAAG GTGAATATGTTGATATGGTGAAAGCAGGGATTATTGACCCGCTGAAAGTAATTAGAACTGCCTTGGTTGATGCAGCAAG TGTGTCATCATTGATGACAACAACTGAAGCTGTCGTATCTGAACTTCCAAAGGACGAGAAGGATGTTCCAGCAATGGCGCCTGGCATGGGCATGGATTACTAA